The following are from one region of the Phormidium sp. PBR-2020 genome:
- a CDS encoding energy-coupling factor transporter transmembrane protein EcfT, protein MDLLRSLPLGLYLEKPITWLHRLDARVKLAWLMSFLLTPVLAHEVWRLGLVVLLILLTLAARIPLRVWRQQMGWLLFICMTILVVGSITPDGLPNTHQPRLPQDELNFPQQEITPPPEDSRNPWYNPFGWGTGETETDTSAAEEDEELPQPTDYRYILLEQPPLRVTRQSLSLAIRISTLLFTLIYSTNLYLLTTAPEAITDGLEDLMQPLRRFGVPVTEIALTLTLSLRFLPLVLEEIQNLGRSVQTRAINWKKLGFRGTAKIWLIVAERLLQNLLLRAEQISAAMDVRGFTSPNRHRVIWHDGRLKWIDTVAIALLIGFWVIRSLWGWET, encoded by the coding sequence ATGGATTTACTGCGATCGCTCCCCCTCGGACTCTACCTGGAAAAACCCATCACCTGGCTACACCGCCTGGATGCGCGAGTCAAACTCGCCTGGTTGATGAGTTTCCTGCTAACCCCAGTTCTCGCTCACGAAGTTTGGCGGCTGGGGTTAGTGGTGTTGCTGATTCTGCTCACCCTAGCGGCCCGCATTCCCCTACGGGTTTGGCGACAACAGATGGGATGGTTACTCTTCATCTGTATGACGATTCTTGTTGTCGGTTCCATCACCCCCGACGGCCTTCCCAACACCCATCAACCCCGACTCCCCCAGGATGAACTGAATTTTCCTCAGCAAGAGATTACCCCGCCTCCCGAAGACTCTCGCAACCCCTGGTATAACCCCTTCGGCTGGGGAACAGGGGAGACTGAGACTGACACCTCGGCGGCGGAAGAAGATGAAGAACTCCCCCAACCGACGGACTATCGCTATATTCTCCTCGAACAACCTCCCCTGAGAGTCACTCGCCAATCCCTATCTCTGGCGATTCGCATCAGTACCCTGCTGTTTACCCTCATCTACAGCACTAATCTCTATCTCCTCACCACCGCACCCGAAGCCATTACCGATGGTTTAGAAGATTTGATGCAACCCCTACGCCGCTTTGGGGTTCCCGTCACAGAAATCGCGCTTACCCTGACGCTGTCGTTGCGATTTCTCCCCCTGGTGTTGGAGGAAATCCAGAACTTAGGCCGTTCCGTGCAAACTCGGGCCATCAATTGGAAAAAACTCGGGTTTCGGGGAACCGCCAAGATTTGGCTGATTGTCGCCGAACGTCTGTTGCAAAATCTACTGCTGCGGGCCGAACAAATTTCGGCTGCGATGGACGTGCGCGGCTTCACCAGTCCCAATCGCCATCGCGTCATTTGGCATGATGGACGGCTAAAATGGATTGATACGGTGGCGATCGCCCTGCTAATTGGCTTCTGGGTCATCCGTAGCCTCTGGGGTTGGGAAACCTAA
- the leuS gene encoding leucine--tRNA ligase, producing MESRYTPASIEAKWQTIWDEQGLSVTPDDPDKPKFYALSMFPYPSGNLHMGHVRVYTIVDVIARQKRMQGYRVLNPMGWDAFGLPAENAAIQRGVHPAKWTYQNIDQMRQQLQSLGISFDWDKEVTTCSPDYYKWTQWIFLQFLNAGLAYQKESAVNWDPVDQTVLANEQVDNEGRSWRSGAKVERKLLKQWFLKITDYADALLADLDSLSGWSDRVKLMQQNWIGKSTGAYLEFPILDDQKHPSDDKIGVFTTRPDTAYGVTYVVLAPEHPLTLQVTTPDRRQAVEAFIEEVSQQSEIDRTAEDKPKRGIPTGGTAINPFTGEEIPILIADYVLYEYGTGAVMGVPAHDTRDFKFAKENNLPIKVVIVPDDADNADMELSEAYTDPGVMVNSGRFDGNASEKGKQAIIDYAEEDGFGKARIQYRLRDWLISRQRYWGAPIPVVHCPNCGAVPVPEDQLPVQLPETVDFSGKGLSPLAQLEDWVNVPCPTCGTPAKRETDTMDTFIDSSWYFLRYPDAQNETAAFDVETVNDWLPVDQYVGGIEHAILHLLYSRFFTKFLRDRLNLNVNEPFQRLLTQGMVQGLTYKNPKTGKYVPAATIPDLDHPTDPETGEPLEAFYEKMSKSKLNGVDPLQVLEKYGADTARMFILFKAPPEKDLEWDDADVEGQYRFLNRVWRLVTEFAGQTIPRQPLDTANLSKGEKDLRRAIHTAIKEVSEDLRDEYQFNTAVSELMKLSNALNDADCQDSPVYREGVETLVKLMAPFAPHITEELWQMLGYSDSVHQQGWCELDETALVLDEITLVIQVNGKVRGNLQVPADADKVTLEQLARESEAAQRYIADKEVKKVIVVPKRLVNFVVPK from the coding sequence GTGGAGTCTCGCTACACCCCCGCATCCATCGAAGCCAAATGGCAAACAATCTGGGACGAACAAGGACTCAGCGTCACCCCGGATGACCCGGATAAACCCAAGTTTTATGCACTCTCGATGTTTCCCTACCCTTCAGGGAATCTGCATATGGGTCATGTGCGCGTCTACACCATCGTCGATGTGATTGCGCGACAGAAGCGGATGCAGGGATATCGCGTCTTGAACCCTATGGGATGGGATGCGTTCGGACTTCCGGCGGAAAATGCGGCCATTCAGCGGGGAGTCCATCCCGCCAAATGGACGTACCAAAATATCGACCAGATGCGTCAACAGCTTCAGAGTCTGGGGATTTCCTTTGATTGGGACAAGGAAGTGACCACCTGTTCCCCCGACTACTACAAATGGACGCAATGGATTTTTCTGCAATTCCTCAACGCGGGACTGGCCTATCAGAAAGAGTCGGCGGTGAATTGGGACCCCGTTGACCAAACAGTTCTCGCCAACGAACAGGTGGATAATGAAGGTCGGTCTTGGCGTAGTGGCGCGAAGGTAGAGCGGAAACTGCTCAAACAGTGGTTTCTCAAGATTACCGACTATGCCGATGCACTGTTAGCCGATTTAGATAGTTTGTCCGGTTGGAGCGATCGCGTCAAGTTGATGCAGCAAAACTGGATTGGTAAATCCACCGGCGCCTATCTGGAATTTCCCATCCTGGATGACCAGAAACACCCCAGCGACGACAAAATTGGGGTATTCACCACCCGTCCCGACACCGCCTATGGCGTAACCTACGTGGTGTTGGCCCCAGAACATCCTCTCACTCTACAGGTGACGACCCCCGACCGTCGCCAAGCCGTCGAGGCCTTTATCGAAGAGGTTAGCCAACAAAGTGAAATCGACCGAACCGCCGAGGACAAACCCAAACGGGGGATTCCCACGGGAGGAACGGCTATTAACCCCTTCACCGGCGAAGAAATCCCGATTTTGATTGCGGATTACGTTCTCTATGAATATGGAACCGGTGCAGTGATGGGAGTTCCGGCCCATGATACAAGGGATTTCAAATTCGCAAAAGAGAACAATCTGCCAATTAAAGTCGTGATTGTCCCCGACGACGCTGATAACGCCGATATGGAGTTGAGCGAAGCCTACACCGACCCTGGGGTGATGGTCAACTCGGGACGATTTGATGGAAACGCCTCGGAGAAAGGAAAACAGGCCATCATTGACTACGCCGAAGAAGACGGATTCGGGAAAGCGCGGATTCAATATCGCCTGCGGGATTGGTTGATTTCCCGTCAACGCTACTGGGGTGCACCGATTCCCGTGGTTCACTGTCCCAATTGTGGCGCGGTTCCGGTTCCTGAAGACCAACTCCCGGTTCAACTTCCCGAAACTGTCGATTTTAGCGGGAAGGGACTTTCTCCTTTGGCGCAGTTAGAGGATTGGGTGAATGTTCCCTGTCCCACCTGTGGAACCCCAGCCAAGCGGGAAACGGACACGATGGATACGTTTATTGATTCCTCTTGGTATTTCTTGCGCTATCCCGACGCGCAAAATGAGACGGCGGCCTTTGATGTGGAGACGGTGAACGATTGGCTTCCCGTGGACCAATATGTGGGAGGGATTGAACATGCCATTCTCCACCTTCTCTATTCTCGCTTCTTTACTAAGTTTTTGCGCGATCGCCTCAACCTCAACGTTAACGAACCCTTCCAACGGTTGTTAACTCAAGGAATGGTTCAGGGATTGACCTACAAGAACCCCAAAACCGGCAAATATGTCCCCGCCGCGACTATCCCCGATTTAGACCATCCCACAGACCCGGAAACTGGGGAACCGTTGGAGGCCTTTTACGAGAAAATGTCCAAATCCAAGCTAAACGGGGTTGACCCCTTGCAAGTCTTGGAGAAATACGGCGCTGACACGGCGCGGATGTTTATCCTCTTCAAAGCGCCACCGGAGAAGGATTTAGAATGGGATGATGCGGATGTGGAGGGACAATATCGCTTCCTCAACCGCGTCTGGCGACTGGTGACGGAGTTTGCGGGCCAGACTATCCCCCGTCAACCTCTCGATACGGCCAATCTCTCCAAAGGGGAGAAGGATTTACGCCGGGCCATCCATACGGCGATTAAGGAAGTCAGCGAAGATTTGCGGGATGAGTATCAGTTTAATACGGCGGTTTCGGAGTTAATGAAACTCAGCAACGCCTTAAATGATGCTGACTGTCAAGACTCCCCGGTGTATCGGGAGGGAGTTGAGACGTTGGTGAAACTGATGGCCCCGTTTGCGCCGCATATTACGGAGGAATTGTGGCAGATGTTGGGATATTCCGACTCGGTTCACCAGCAAGGGTGGTGTGAGTTGGATGAGACAGCGTTGGTGTTGGATGAGATTACTCTGGTGATTCAGGTGAATGGAAAGGTTCGCGGGAATCTCCAGGTTCCGGCGGATGCGGATAAGGTGACGTTGGAACAGTTGGCGCGGGAATCGGAGGCGGCGCAGCGTTATATTGCGGATAAGGAGGTGAAGAAGGTGATTGTGGTTCCGAAGCGGTTGGTGAATTTTGTGGTTCCCAAGTGA
- the hisS gene encoding histidine--tRNA ligase, whose translation MTTLQALRGTRDILPDEIAYWQLVETTARDILTRASYREIRTPIFEQTELFQRGIGEATDVVGKEMYTFSDRGDRSITLRPEGTAGVVRAYIEHNLFAAGGVQRLWYTGPMFRYERPQAGRQRQFHQIGLELLGTDAPRADAEVIALATDILKALGLKNLHLALNSVGQGDDRDRYRQALIDYFSPYQDEIDADSRDRLSRNPLRILDSKDERTQAIAQNAPSILDYLSDDSKRHFDRVCALLEQLSIPYDLNPRLVRGLDYYTHTAFEIQSDDLGAQATVCGGGRYDGLVEQLGGKATPAVGWAIGLERLILLLQQLQDSPSDNPDYYVVSRGEQAEAQALCLTQQLRQANLAVELDLSGSAFGKQFKRASRSGAKACLVLGDAEAAEGTINLKWLESGEQESLKQSELLEVLKTRNM comes from the coding sequence ATGACGACGCTGCAAGCCCTGCGGGGAACTCGGGACATTTTGCCCGACGAAATCGCCTATTGGCAACTCGTAGAAACCACCGCCCGCGATATCTTAACCCGCGCCAGTTACCGGGAAATTCGCACCCCCATTTTTGAACAAACCGAACTGTTCCAACGGGGAATTGGCGAAGCCACCGATGTCGTAGGGAAGGAAATGTATACCTTCAGCGATCGCGGCGATCGCTCGATCACCCTACGCCCCGAAGGAACCGCCGGCGTCGTTCGCGCTTACATCGAACATAATCTCTTCGCAGCCGGTGGGGTACAACGCCTCTGGTACACCGGCCCCATGTTCCGCTACGAACGCCCCCAAGCCGGGAGACAGCGGCAGTTTCATCAAATTGGCTTAGAACTTCTCGGGACTGACGCACCCCGGGCCGACGCCGAAGTCATCGCCCTGGCTACCGATATCCTCAAAGCCTTGGGCCTGAAAAACCTGCATCTAGCCCTAAACTCCGTCGGCCAGGGAGACGATCGCGATCGCTACCGTCAAGCCCTCATCGACTACTTCAGCCCCTACCAAGACGAGATTGACGCCGACTCACGCGATCGCCTCAGCCGCAATCCCCTACGCATCCTCGACAGCAAAGACGAACGCACCCAGGCGATCGCCCAAAATGCCCCCAGCATCCTCGACTACCTCAGCGATGACTCAAAACGTCATTTTGACCGAGTTTGCGCCCTCCTAGAGCAACTGAGCATCCCCTATGACCTCAATCCACGACTGGTACGGGGCTTAGACTACTACACCCACACCGCCTTTGAAATCCAATCCGACGACCTCGGGGCCCAGGCCACCGTTTGCGGTGGCGGACGCTACGACGGTCTCGTCGAACAACTCGGCGGAAAAGCGACCCCAGCCGTCGGTTGGGCCATTGGGTTAGAACGGCTGATTCTCCTGCTACAACAACTTCAAGACAGCCCCAGCGATAATCCTGACTATTATGTGGTCTCCCGAGGGGAACAAGCCGAAGCCCAAGCCCTCTGTCTAACCCAACAATTGCGTCAAGCGAACCTAGCCGTGGAACTCGACTTAAGTGGAAGTGCTTTTGGCAAACAGTTCAAACGGGCCTCTCGCAGTGGGGCAAAGGCTTGTTTAGTCTTAGGAGATGCCGAAGCCGCCGAGGGAACCATTAACCTGAAATGGCTAGAGAGTGGGGAACAAGAAAGCCTGAAGCAGTCAGAGTTATTAGAAGTCCTTAAAACCCGAAACATGTAG
- a CDS encoding restriction endonuclease, translating into MVQKRTIEDLHQSASLFWPEFLVQRQLEQSILPVLIETQQQFLSILALELDNPWDIFTALEISKLSANLFLKHLLILADFGGEKLQRLNQEFGLLFPDGELEYVWDGRQFSYSFEVLPISGSLSNQKLKVSSKKVLSKKQPLSEVYKDIIVILLFAGNAINPKTSGIFKTWGCQIGQFIGRYHELSEFIRQRYVYVSRITAGAKSNELGQLLQRHIYLDLQTKLGQHNIDVKLNSTIPGVSHQQTGKRDTNFDIVVSKAEKYIAIEISFQETTNSTIERKAGQAKSRFENIDDLGHKIVYIIDGVGNFKRQAALTTIDGYSHLLLAFSNSELNRLHHFILNFLENENC; encoded by the coding sequence ATGGTTCAGAAACGAACAATTGAGGATTTGCATCAGTCAGCATCATTATTCTGGCCTGAGTTTTTGGTTCAGCGACAACTTGAACAGAGTATTCTTCCGGTACTCATTGAAACCCAACAACAGTTTCTCTCGATTCTCGCCTTGGAATTGGACAATCCCTGGGATATCTTTACGGCTTTAGAAATTTCCAAACTCTCTGCCAATTTGTTTCTCAAGCACCTTCTTATTTTGGCAGACTTTGGGGGTGAAAAGCTACAACGATTAAATCAGGAGTTTGGTTTACTGTTCCCTGATGGGGAATTAGAGTATGTTTGGGACGGCCGACAATTCTCTTATTCGTTTGAAGTGTTACCTATATCGGGAAGCTTGTCTAACCAAAAACTAAAGGTTTCTAGTAAAAAGGTCCTCTCAAAGAAACAACCTTTATCTGAGGTTTATAAAGATATAATCGTTATTCTCCTATTTGCGGGGAATGCAATCAACCCGAAAACTTCGGGAATCTTCAAGACTTGGGGATGTCAAATTGGACAATTCATCGGTCGATATCATGAACTGTCGGAGTTTATACGCCAGCGTTATGTTTATGTCAGTCGTATAACCGCAGGCGCAAAAAGTAATGAGTTGGGACAACTTTTACAACGTCATATTTATCTGGATTTACAAACAAAATTAGGTCAACATAATATTGACGTCAAACTTAACTCGACAATTCCTGGGGTGAGCCATCAGCAAACCGGCAAAAGAGATACAAATTTTGATATTGTCGTGAGTAAAGCCGAAAAATATATCGCAATTGAAATTAGCTTTCAGGAAACCACAAACAGCACCATTGAGCGTAAAGCGGGTCAAGCTAAATCAAGATTTGAGAACATTGATGACTTGGGTCATAAAATCGTTTATATCATTGATGGGGTTGGAAATTTTAAACGCCAGGCTGCGCTGACTACGATTGATGGGTATAGCCACCTACTTTTAGCATTTTCGAACTCAGAACTTAATAGATTACACCACTTTATTCTAAACTTTTTAGAAAATGAAAACTGTTAA
- the dcm gene encoding DNA (cytosine-5-)-methyltransferase — MKTVKFIDLFAGIGGLRLGFEQALQSLGLIPDCLLSSEIDKEARQVYEANFSETPKGDIKTIPSLPPHDVLLAGFPCQSFSYAGKKAGFGDTRGTLFFEILRLIDTQKPKAFIFENVRGLVTHDQGKTLNTIRLKMQERGYSFDLFLLNSSNYGVPQNRVRAYMMGVFNKTPHFNLVSDLGAKDSHSYESGQLSLFSAPKQSCKVRDILQDNPPQHYDCSRDFTTALKTFLQGDLEKLHGVRLIDYRGGNSIHSWELGLRGDCTSEEIELMNRFITKRRNKVFGQHQDGKLLTEAQISSFYPNPNLKKLLTSLVNKNYLQIIDNKYKPVAGNFSFEVYKFIDPDKISVTLVASDANRLGVYHRGRVRRITPREAARLQGFPDSFQLHPNETKAYRQLGNSVTIPVVKAIAHELLQGASQLRDKYIYSE; from the coding sequence ATGAAAACTGTTAAATTCATAGATTTATTTGCAGGAATTGGGGGATTGCGCCTCGGCTTTGAACAGGCGCTTCAGTCGTTGGGACTTATCCCCGATTGTCTCCTCAGCAGTGAAATTGATAAGGAGGCGAGACAGGTGTATGAGGCCAACTTTTCCGAAACCCCGAAAGGTGATATCAAAACCATTCCCTCTCTTCCCCCTCATGATGTCTTGCTGGCGGGATTTCCCTGTCAAAGTTTCTCGTATGCTGGCAAAAAAGCAGGATTTGGAGATACAAGGGGAACCTTATTTTTTGAAATCTTACGCCTTATTGATACTCAAAAACCCAAGGCTTTTATTTTTGAGAATGTTCGGGGTTTGGTCACTCATGACCAAGGCAAAACTCTTAACACAATTCGCTTAAAAATGCAAGAGCGGGGTTATAGTTTTGACCTATTTTTACTGAATAGTTCTAACTATGGTGTCCCTCAAAATCGTGTTCGCGCCTATATGATGGGTGTTTTCAATAAAACTCCTCATTTTAATTTAGTTTCCGATTTGGGGGCTAAAGATTCTCATTCCTATGAGTCGGGTCAATTGTCTTTATTTTCTGCACCGAAACAGTCTTGTAAGGTCAGAGATATTTTGCAGGATAATCCTCCCCAGCATTATGATTGTTCGAGGGACTTTACGACGGCGTTAAAAACGTTTCTTCAGGGAGATTTAGAAAAATTACATGGTGTGCGACTGATTGACTATCGCGGCGGAAACTCGATTCACTCTTGGGAGTTGGGGTTGCGGGGGGATTGCACAAGTGAGGAAATTGAGCTGATGAATCGCTTTATTACGAAACGACGTAATAAGGTGTTTGGTCAGCATCAAGATGGAAAGTTACTTACAGAAGCTCAAATTTCGAGTTTTTATCCAAACCCCAACCTAAAGAAATTATTGACATCTTTGGTTAACAAGAACTATCTGCAAATCATTGACAATAAATATAAGCCAGTGGCGGGAAATTTCTCGTTTGAAGTCTATAAGTTTATTGACCCCGATAAAATATCGGTGACGTTGGTGGCGAGTGATGCGAATCGATTGGGGGTTTATCATCGGGGACGTGTTCGTCGAATTACTCCCCGTGAGGCGGCTCGTTTGCAAGGATTCCCGGATTCGTTTCAACTTCACCCCAATGAGACGAAGGCCTATCGTCAGTTGGGAAATTCGGTGACGATTCCGGTGGTTAAGGCGATCGCCCACGAGTTATTACAGGGTGCATCTCAGTTACGAGATAAGTATATTTACTCAGAATAA
- a CDS encoding helix-turn-helix transcriptional regulator, with product MSAPTPNGQALLSDRELEVIELVATGLTNQEVADRLELSKRTIDNHISNILSKTKTENRVALVRWALRWGKVCLDDVNCCTLPYRSPHPSASEMLAD from the coding sequence ATGTCAGCCCCCACACCGAACGGACAAGCGCTTCTGTCCGATCGCGAACTAGAAGTCATCGAACTCGTCGCCACCGGCCTAACCAACCAAGAAGTCGCCGATCGCCTCGAACTCAGCAAACGGACCATCGATAACCATATCAGTAACATTCTCAGTAAGACCAAGACCGAAAACCGGGTCGCTCTGGTAAGATGGGCGTTGCGCTGGGGCAAAGTTTGTCTCGATGATGTCAACTGTTGTACCCTACCCTACCGTAGCCCCCATCCCTCAGCCTCAGAGATGCTGGCGGACTAA